The window CTTTGAATAATCTTGTTTTTAAATCTAAAATAAAGGAGTGTACAAATACAACAGTATTGAGTGAATTCTGCTCCTGGTACTTAATTTTAAAATCTTTACTTTTTTCATCTCGATGCAATTCAACTAATAAATCATCAAAAGATTCACCTACAAATAATTCCCTATCGTTATCTTCAATATTAAGTTTTAAATCTTTCATTAGGTTTATTATTTTTTGTTTTGTTTCTAAATCATAAATTACACCAGTATTAATCCACAATAATAATTTCTTTAAAAAATCAATTTTATTTTTTTTAAATTCACAAAATTTTTCTATTTCTTCAATTTCTTCTTTTGTTTTAAAATTAGACTTATGTTTATTATATTTTTTTATTTCTTTAAAAATTTCATCATTACCATAGTCAGTTATTAATGATTTAATAAATATCTCAACCCCATCTTCGTCTAGCCCCAATCGTTTTTGCATTAAACCTTTATCATAGGTCAGTGCTTGTCGTTCAAATTCAAGTTCTCCAACATTACAACAATCATAACTTTCAGGTAAATATAAAGTGATTTTTTCATTTCCAATGTTATTTGAATAAATTGCTTTGATTTTTTTGTTTCGAGATAAATAAAAGTTAATTTCGGATAAAATTGAGTAGTCTTGAATATTATTGTTACTAAGATTTAAACCGGTAAGAGTAGTATTTATTTTTAATGCTTTAGTTAATGCAACAGCGACTTTGTCTTCGATATTGTTATATTGTAGATATAAAGTAGAAAGAGTTGTATTTTTTTCTAATGCTTTAGCTAGTGCAATAGCACCGGCTGGTCCAATATTATTGACTGCAAGATCTAAAGTAGTAAGAGATTTATTTATTTCTAATGCTTTAGCAAATGCAATAGCACCGGTTGGTCCAATATTATTGCATGAAAGATATAAATTAGTAAGAGATTTATTTGTTTCTAATGCTTTAGCTAATGCAAAGTCACCTTTATTTCCAAGATTGTTATTTGAAAGTTCTAAAGTAGTAAGAGATTTATTTGTTTCTAATGCTTTAGCTAATGCAAAGTCACCTTCTGGTCCAATGCTGTTATAATAAAGATCCAAAGTAGTAAGAGATGTATTTTTTTCTAATGCTTTAGCTAATGCAATAGCACCGGTTGGTCCAATATTATTGGATGAAAGATATAAATTAGTAAGAGATTTATTTGTTTCTAATGCTTTAGCTAATGCAAAGGCACCTTCTGGTCCAATATTGTTGCCTGCAAGATATAATAAATTAGTAAGAGATGTATTTGTTTCTAATACTTTAGCTAGCTCAATAATACGTTCTTTGGTCATGGTGAAGTCGTGGAGATAGAATGAAAAAGATAAAATAGTAAGAGTTGGATCGTTGTTTTTTAGTCTTTCAATAGCTTCATCAAAAGATATTTTATTTGCAAAAAGAGATTTAGATAAAAATAAGCAAATTGTTATTGAAAATATTTTTTTTATATTTTTTATATTCATAAACAATTTTTATTGTTCCAATAAAGCTTCAACAACATTTAATCTAGAAGCTTTTTTAGCCGGATAATATCCAAAAAATAACCCTATACTTATTGCAGAAAAAAGTGAGATTGCAATAGATTTTAGTGATATAAATATTGGCCAGCCTAAAATTTGTCCAACAGTATAAGCAATCGATGATCCAAAAAAAATTCCCAAAAGACCGCCGAATAAGCAAATTATAATTGCTTCCAAAACAAATTGAGTTAAGACTGCCGATGTTGTAGCTCCGATTGCCATTCGAATACCTATTTCTTTGGTTCGTTCAGTAACCGTTACAAGCATGATATTCATAATTCCAATACCACCGACAATTAAAGAAATTGATGCAATAACTAAAAGTAAAATATTTAAAACACCGGATGCAGCATCGGACGCTTTTGAGATATCATCTTGAGTAAACACTGTAAAATCATCTTCTTCCGTTGGTAATAAGTTATGTCTTTGACGGAGTATTGATTTTATTTCATCCGCTGTTTTATTCATAGAATCTTTATCTTTTGCAGAAATTATAATTGCTCCATATTTATCCGTTTTGATTCCCATAAGTTTTTTCTGCATGGTTTTTACCGGAACAAATATAATATCGTCTTCGTCTCGGCCATCAGGCGATTTACCTCGTTCAGCCAGTACGCCTATTATAGTAAAAGGGATTTTTTTAATTCTAACCGTTCTTCCTATAGGATTTTCTTTGCCAAATATTTCATTTTTTACGGTTTGTCCTATAACTGCAACTTTTTTTCCTGACTTTACTGCATTTTTGTCAAAAAAATCTCCTTTTTCAAGCGCCCAATTTCTAATTTCAAGGTAATCTTGGTTAACTCCGCCAAGTTGAGTTTGCCAATTATTTCCTTCATATAATACTTTTTGACTTCCCTGTAATCCCGGTGATGCCATTGCAACGCCATCGCATTCATTAATTATTGCAGTATAATCTTGCTCTTTTAATGTAAGGTTTCCGGAGCC of the Candidatus Dependentiae bacterium genome contains:
- a CDS encoding ABC transporter permease is translated as MNSYQLLLTALRSLNKHKIRSLLTTLGIIVGIISIIAVMSIGEGAKYRVKKEIEGLGTNFILVIGGTPKRLMAQRGGSGNLTLKEQDYTAIINECDGVAMASPGLQGSQKVLYEGNNWQTQLGGVNQDYLEIRNWALEKGDFFDKNAVKSGKKVAVIGQTVKNEIFGKENPIGRTVRIKKIPFTIIGVLAERGKSPDGRDEDDIIFVPVKTMQKKLMGIKTDKYGAIIISAKDKDSMNKTADEIKSILRQRHNLLPTEEDDFTVFTQDDISKASDAASGVLNILLLVIASISLIVGGIGIMNIMLVTVTERTKEIGIRMAIGATTSAVLTQFVLEAIIICLFGGLLGIFFGSSIAYTVGQILGWPIFISLKSIAISLFSAISIGLFFGYYPAKKASRLNVVEALLEQ